From Streptomonospora salina, the proteins below share one genomic window:
- a CDS encoding type IV toxin-antitoxin system AbiEi family antitoxin domain-containing protein — MVFTKSLPCRGDDAVVLFAAAQFGLVSREQARRAGLSFADISARLRRGAWARTLHRGVFRVLDYGTLASPLKQAVVAAQLALPTGAFACRATAARLWRLDGLAPWDGHTVDMAVPGRRTSAPPPPSTPSRAVPPAVRIHALRVCDSDIAVRAPIRLTGVGRTLRDMAACSPARTRTRLRGSAVGRGLVVSGRPDGRSRCRGRPPPVSSP, encoded by the coding sequence ATGGTCTTCACGAAGTCGCTTCCCTGCCGCGGCGACGACGCCGTGGTGCTCTTCGCCGCCGCCCAGTTCGGACTTGTCAGCCGTGAGCAGGCCCGGCGGGCCGGGCTCTCCTTCGCGGATATCTCCGCGCGCCTGCGCCGGGGAGCGTGGGCGCGGACGCTGCATCGGGGTGTGTTCCGGGTGCTGGACTACGGCACGTTGGCCTCGCCTCTGAAGCAGGCCGTCGTCGCGGCGCAGTTGGCGCTGCCTACCGGCGCGTTCGCCTGCCGGGCCACCGCCGCGCGGCTGTGGCGGTTGGACGGGCTTGCGCCGTGGGACGGCCACACGGTCGATATGGCTGTTCCGGGCCGGCGGACGTCCGCACCGCCTCCGCCCTCCACACCTTCCCGGGCGGTGCCGCCCGCCGTCCGGATCCATGCGCTGCGCGTGTGCGACAGCGACATCGCCGTCCGGGCGCCGATCCGCCTGACCGGGGTGGGGCGGACGCTGCGCGACATGGCGGCGTGCAGCCCGGCACGCACGCGCACGCGCCTGCGCGGTTCCGCGGTCGGGCGCGGGCTCGTCGTCTCCGGTAGGCCCGACGGGCGGTCGCGGTGTCGTGGGCGGCCGCCGCCGGTGTCATCCCCGTGA
- a CDS encoding serine/threonine-protein kinase: MKARGTRRLGRLLPDDPAQVGGYELVGRVGTGGMGTVYAGTAPGIRGYLAVKVINGEHAASADFRRQFAHEARLLARVNSPCVARFVQADVEAEPPWLATEYVPGPTVRHHVERHGPLRGGMLTGLAAGAAEAIRGVHSVEVVHRDLEPSNVVIAPSGPKILDFGIARPTRREDPTRWIRLRRFRAGLRRMGLPEPEGLPDDDHRASGPRGRVGTPGWISPEQYRGEPATDRSDVFLWGCLVAFAAAARNPFGHGHPAELARRVLREEPDLDGLPAELEPLVVSALSKDPAQRPDSTRLLRDVIAADGGEPPATAAALPPAVRNLLATHWTEVTARLPSPPRQRPAVWPWARSRG, from the coding sequence ATGAAGGCCCGGGGGACGCGCCGCCTGGGTCGGCTGCTCCCCGACGACCCGGCACAGGTCGGCGGCTACGAGCTGGTGGGCCGTGTCGGCACCGGCGGCATGGGAACCGTCTACGCCGGGACCGCCCCGGGCATACGCGGGTACCTGGCGGTCAAGGTGATCAACGGCGAGCACGCCGCGAGCGCGGATTTCCGGCGGCAGTTCGCCCACGAGGCGCGGCTGCTGGCGCGGGTGAACAGCCCGTGCGTGGCCCGGTTCGTGCAGGCCGACGTGGAGGCCGAACCTCCGTGGCTGGCGACGGAGTACGTGCCCGGGCCGACCGTGCGCCACCACGTCGAGCGGCACGGCCCGCTGCGCGGCGGCATGCTGACCGGGCTCGCCGCGGGGGCGGCGGAAGCGATCCGGGGCGTGCACTCGGTGGAGGTCGTCCACCGCGACCTCGAACCCAGCAATGTGGTCATCGCGCCCTCGGGACCCAAGATCCTCGATTTCGGGATCGCCCGCCCCACCAGGCGCGAGGACCCCACCCGGTGGATACGGCTGCGCCGCTTCCGCGCGGGGCTGCGGCGCATGGGGCTTCCGGAACCGGAGGGCCTGCCCGACGACGACCACCGGGCGTCCGGGCCGCGCGGCCGTGTAGGCACACCCGGGTGGATCAGCCCCGAGCAGTACCGGGGCGAACCCGCCACCGACCGTTCCGACGTGTTCCTGTGGGGATGCCTCGTGGCGTTCGCGGCGGCAGCCCGCAACCCGTTCGGCCACGGCCACCCCGCAGAGCTCGCCCGCCGGGTGCTGCGCGAGGAACCCGACCTCGACGGGCTGCCCGCCGAGCTGGAACCCCTGGTGGTCTCCGCGCTGTCCAAGGACCCCGCACAGCGACCGGACTCCACCCGGCTGCTCCGCGACGTGATCGCCGCGGACGGCGGCGAACCGCCCGCAACCGCCGCCGCGCTGCCTCCGGCCGTCCGCAACCTGCTGGCCACGCACTGGACCGAGGTCACGGCACGACTACCTTCGCCACCCCGGCAGCGCCCGGCGGTGTGGCCATGGGCGCGGTCACGGGGATGA
- a CDS encoding GntR family transcriptional regulator gives MPDEEIDYDSPLPPYRQIAAVIIGEIERGELRPNRPIPSEATMIQRWGVARDTVRRAVRYLRDEGYAYTVAQRGTFVAENGH, from the coding sequence ATGCCCGACGAGGAGATCGACTATGACTCGCCCCTACCGCCGTACCGGCAGATCGCGGCCGTCATCATCGGTGAGATCGAACGCGGGGAACTTCGTCCGAACCGGCCGATCCCTTCGGAGGCGACGATGATTCAGCGATGGGGCGTCGCGCGGGATACCGTCCGCCGCGCCGTGCGGTATCTCCGCGATGAGGGCTATGCCTACACGGTTGCCCAGCGCGGAACATTCGTGGCCGAGAACGGTCACTGA
- a CDS encoding GntR family transcriptional regulator — protein MDLPTGYGPDTEIDHDGMDPVWLQLAAILAARIESGRYVPGRPIPSLNQLRQEFEVARGTAVKATDYLVEGGLVRAVHGRGVYVLPR, from the coding sequence ATGGACTTGCCGACCGGGTACGGGCCCGATACCGAGATCGATCACGACGGCATGGACCCCGTGTGGCTGCAGCTGGCGGCGATCCTCGCCGCACGCATCGAATCCGGTCGCTATGTGCCCGGGCGGCCCATCCCGTCGTTGAATCAGCTCCGCCAGGAGTTCGAGGTGGCCCGGGGAACCGCGGTCAAGGCCACGGACTACCTCGTGGAGGGCGGGCTCGTCCGGGCCGTGCACGGGAGAGGTGTGTACGTACTCCCGCGGTGA
- a CDS encoding winged helix-turn-helix domain-containing protein, translating to MSEDSEIPEFDPQGPDLVYAALADHVVARVAAGDLVPGARLPAERDLAEEYGVAYMTVRRAMQVLRERGVIVTVHGKGTFIAQDAAQNVAENDGE from the coding sequence GTGAGTGAGGACAGTGAGATCCCGGAGTTCGATCCGCAGGGCCCGGACCTCGTCTACGCCGCCCTCGCGGACCACGTCGTGGCACGCGTGGCGGCCGGCGATCTGGTGCCCGGTGCTCGTCTGCCGGCCGAGCGTGATCTGGCCGAGGAGTACGGCGTCGCCTACATGACTGTGCGCCGGGCTATGCAGGTGCTACGCGAGCGCGGTGTGATCGTCACGGTCCACGGCAAGGGAACGTTCATCGCCCAGGACGCTGCTCAGAACGTCGCCGAGAACGACGGCGAGTAG
- a CDS encoding TIGR02677 family protein, translating to MSADRAPSAAPESASGSASVDYQPFAHLTAPNAELYRAIMGVFVAEKERFTVHLRPEDVHRLLPADPGVDADDTVKALDRLAEWGNLRPDPDTGRVTAVEDFYRRRYIYQLTRAGEAAEEALAAYDSGLGRRGSLQSVALADIAARLRELLAWADPASDAAEPDPALVHRALRDLAGRFGELADNARAFMGSLQRTIDLHDAEVEAFLAYKDRLIDYLERFIADLITTGSEIARLLSDLERTGPSGARAVDPLLTAAADREAADTLPGEEQGADDAARAAALAEWHRRWDGLRGWFLSAPDHEPQAKLLRSAARSAIPQLLAVVAALNERRSGRSDRSADFRVLARWFAEAPDDASRHRLWRSAFGLHPARHLTVDSETLQAREDEPETATTPWDRARPVHISPQLRRTGQYERRGRPRKVADRSAERRRLAEHARKQAEETAAARARLDTGGRIRLSDVAELDPAAFGLFLGLLGDALAHWAYDSRETSTTSNDGGLRIRMRALGDGATAEIATPDGVFRGPDHIVEITDLEGRAATP from the coding sequence ATGTCTGCCGACCGCGCCCCCTCTGCGGCTCCGGAATCCGCATCGGGTTCCGCGTCTGTCGATTACCAGCCCTTCGCCCACCTCACCGCGCCCAACGCGGAGCTGTACCGGGCGATCATGGGCGTGTTCGTCGCGGAGAAGGAACGCTTCACCGTCCACCTGCGGCCCGAGGACGTGCACCGGCTGCTGCCCGCGGACCCGGGCGTCGACGCCGACGACACCGTCAAGGCGCTCGACCGGCTCGCCGAGTGGGGCAACCTGCGCCCCGACCCCGACACCGGGCGGGTCACCGCCGTCGAGGACTTCTACCGGCGCCGCTACATCTACCAGCTCACCCGCGCGGGCGAAGCCGCTGAGGAGGCGCTCGCCGCCTACGACTCCGGGCTCGGCCGGCGCGGCTCCCTGCAGTCGGTGGCCCTGGCCGACATCGCGGCGCGCCTGCGCGAGCTCCTCGCCTGGGCCGACCCTGCCTCCGACGCCGCCGAACCCGACCCCGCCCTGGTCCACCGCGCGCTGCGCGACCTGGCCGGACGGTTCGGCGAGCTCGCCGACAACGCCCGCGCGTTCATGGGTTCGCTCCAGCGCACCATCGATCTGCACGACGCCGAGGTCGAGGCGTTCCTCGCCTACAAGGACCGGCTGATCGACTACCTGGAACGGTTCATCGCCGACCTCATCACCACCGGCTCCGAGATCGCCCGGCTGCTGTCCGACCTGGAGCGCACCGGCCCTTCCGGCGCGCGCGCCGTCGATCCGCTGCTGACCGCGGCCGCCGACCGCGAAGCCGCCGACACCCTCCCGGGCGAGGAGCAGGGCGCCGACGACGCGGCGCGCGCGGCGGCGCTGGCCGAATGGCACCGCCGCTGGGACGGGCTGCGCGGCTGGTTCCTGTCCGCGCCCGACCACGAGCCGCAGGCCAAACTGCTGCGGTCGGCCGCCCGCAGCGCCATCCCGCAGCTGCTGGCGGTGGTCGCCGCGCTGAACGAGCGCCGCTCGGGCCGCTCCGACCGGTCGGCCGACTTCCGGGTGCTGGCGCGGTGGTTCGCCGAAGCGCCCGACGACGCCTCGCGCCACCGGCTGTGGCGCAGCGCGTTCGGGCTGCACCCGGCCCGCCACCTCACCGTCGACTCCGAAACCCTGCAAGCCCGCGAGGACGAACCCGAGACCGCCACGACGCCCTGGGACCGGGCCCGCCCCGTGCACATCAGCCCGCAGCTGCGCCGCACCGGCCAGTACGAGCGGCGGGGCCGCCCCCGCAAGGTCGCCGACCGCAGCGCCGAACGCCGCCGGCTCGCCGAGCACGCCCGCAAACAGGCCGAAGAGACCGCGGCCGCACGCGCGCGTCTGGACACCGGCGGTCGGATCCGGCTGTCCGACGTCGCCGAGCTCGACCCCGCCGCCTTCGGCCTGTTCCTCGGGCTGCTCGGCGACGCCCTGGCGCACTGGGCCTACGACTCCCGGGAAACCTCCACCACCAGCAACGACGGCGGCCTGCGGATCCGGATGCGCGCGCTCGGCGACGGCGCCACCGCCGAGATCGCCACCCCCGACGGCGTTTTCCGCGGCCCCGACCACATCGTGGAGATCACCGACCTGGAAGGGCGGGCGGCCACACCGTGA
- a CDS encoding TIGR02678 family protein, with protein MTTGTRTEDQTRAEVRRAARALLREPLLRGGGRTADDFRLVRQHARELREWFDRNTGWGLHVDSETARLRKTPGAPDDATHPARETGGARLPFTRRRYVLLCLALAVLERSENQIALGRLAEQVVLEAADPALAEAGISFTLEERSERGDLVAVVRLLTRLGVIALVAGDDEDYLRSTGDALYDVRRRVLAGLLAGGVGPSTVAAGTDGDRLAALTADPVLESMDSADLRNRRLRHTLTRRLIDDPVLYYGTLTEEESAYLASQRTAITSRITELTGLVAEARAEGIAMVDPDDDLTDVRMPEKGTHGHVTLLLAEYLASGPPRPVPRAELEEQVRGFARQYGGHWSKTAKEPGAEAELVHRAVEKLEALALVRTATEADGTRSVRALPALARFAVGAAVVRGGSATDPTDEQEPRR; from the coding sequence GTGACCACAGGCACCCGTACCGAGGACCAGACCCGCGCGGAGGTCCGCCGGGCCGCGCGGGCGCTGCTGCGCGAACCCCTGCTGCGCGGGGGCGGCCGCACCGCCGACGACTTCCGGCTGGTCCGCCAGCACGCCCGGGAGCTGCGCGAATGGTTCGACCGCAACACCGGCTGGGGGCTGCACGTCGACAGCGAGACCGCCCGGCTGCGCAAGACCCCGGGGGCCCCGGACGACGCCACCCACCCCGCGCGCGAGACCGGCGGCGCCCGGCTGCCGTTCACCCGCCGCCGCTACGTCCTGCTGTGCCTGGCCCTGGCGGTGCTGGAGCGCTCGGAGAACCAGATCGCGCTGGGGCGGCTGGCCGAACAGGTGGTGCTGGAGGCGGCCGACCCCGCCCTGGCCGAAGCCGGGATCTCCTTCACCCTTGAGGAGCGCAGCGAACGGGGGGATCTGGTCGCGGTGGTGCGGCTGCTCACCCGGCTGGGCGTCATCGCGCTGGTGGCGGGCGACGACGAGGACTACCTGCGCTCCACCGGCGACGCGCTCTACGACGTGCGCCGCCGCGTCCTGGCCGGGCTGCTCGCCGGCGGGGTGGGCCCGTCGACGGTGGCGGCCGGGACCGACGGCGACCGCCTCGCGGCCCTGACCGCCGACCCCGTCCTGGAGTCGATGGACAGCGCCGATCTGCGCAACCGGCGGTTGCGCCACACCCTCACCCGCCGACTGATCGACGACCCGGTGCTGTACTACGGCACCCTCACCGAGGAGGAGTCGGCGTACCTCGCCAGCCAGCGCACCGCCATCACCAGCCGGATCACGGAGCTGACCGGGCTGGTCGCCGAGGCGCGCGCCGAAGGCATCGCCATGGTCGATCCCGACGACGACCTCACCGACGTGCGCATGCCGGAGAAGGGCACGCACGGCCACGTCACCCTGCTGCTGGCCGAGTACCTCGCCTCCGGCCCGCCGCGCCCGGTGCCGCGCGCCGAACTGGAGGAACAGGTGCGCGGGTTCGCCCGCCAGTACGGCGGCCACTGGTCCAAAACCGCCAAGGAGCCCGGTGCCGAGGCCGAGCTGGTGCACCGGGCCGTGGAGAAGCTGGAGGCGCTCGCGCTGGTGCGCACGGCGACGGAGGCCGACGGCACCCGGTCGGTGCGCGCCCTGCCGGCGCTGGCGCGCTTCGCCGTCGGCGCGGCCGTCGTGCGCGGCGGCTCGGCCACCGACCCCACCGACGAACAGGAGCCCAGGCGATGA
- a CDS encoding TIGR02680 family protein, producing the protein MTDPLPVAADDPPAAPPAARADSGGAYAEPDTAGSPPLPHPAQGRWQPLRLGLVDLFYYEDEEFRFRDGRLLLRGNNGTGKSKVLALSLPFLLDGNLSASRVEPDGDPKKRMDWNLLLGGEHDNPERLGYTWIEFGRVDAAGTAHFRTLGCGLKAVTGRGIARHWFFTTSQRIGDDTGDGLRLLDNTRTALTRDRLAEAVGGHGRVYDNARDYRRAVDEELFGLGEERYRALVDLLIQLRQPQLSKRPDEAALSRALTQALPPLDEAVVADAAEAFRSLDEDRAELDAMKEAHGAAERFLGHYRSYARVAALRRSRPPRDRNAEYERLRERLREAEAQRDAAQARVSEAEESRRSQRERAARLEAEEKALRAGPEMRSAHELERAAEEARSAEERFRGHSGDAERASGDHARARTRLADAAERGRAAADRVEAALARAADGAADAGIGDVHRSEVAAPLDRADPADSGGEAPQRTAGAGDDTARAAADALTGRRDRSLDHVERLSAAAAEAETARAAAESRLSEAEDELAACEQRRSEAETAVGSAAAALVEAVRVHLSGCSQLRPDDPEGLLDRLQAWAGDLEGANPARAESDEAARRAGEDLADAAARLKQERATRTGRRGELQEELDRLREGGQSAPPVPYTRADGARAQRPGAPLWRLVDFRDTVPDGDRAGLEAALEAAGLLDAWVAPDGDVSSAQTHDVVLRPADPVDGPSLADALVPAVDTGDPQACAVAPAVVARLLGGVALHTPAPGTGATPDAGGPAPAGAAGVDTHGRFRLGVLRGRWSKERAEYLGEGAREAARRARIDELGAEIAELDAAVAELDSRAAELDRRRTALQAELAALPGDDTLVAAHAAHTEAANACRRARDVRDERDTAASAAAERAAAASSELHAAAADLGLPTDTGELRSLRRALDAYRVALADVWPALRERRGAAEDERVRGEETERLRAYAEEMAERSARAEDEWAAAHERHTTLKDTVGAAVEELQRRLAENGQAQRDCEQLREAAEQELIEASKLLGSEQTRIDDLQSGIETAAQARADAVAALRRFSATGLLGVALPDAETPPPGEEWAVRPAVDLARTIGARLAEADDSDAAWERVQKRLSAELAPLGETLSARGHQASTQSLEEGVVVRVVFNGREREVPELVGALDAEVEERERLLTARQRELLENHLITEVAGSLQELIVAAERRVTQMNEELEERPTSTGMRLRLVWRPSRRDAPPGLEDARRRLRQDSDAWSPEDRSVLGGFLQGQIDRVRAADQSGGTWYEHLKQALDYRTWHEFGVERHQNGRWQPATGPASGGERVLSMSIPLFAAASGHYASAGDPHVPRLITLDEAFAGVDDDSRAKCLGLLASFDLDVVMTSEREWGCYPQVPGLAICQLSRIEGVPAVLVTRWEWDGYRRIRVPDEPEDAPAPAAAPADAGIGGQDALWP; encoded by the coding sequence ATGACCGATCCGCTGCCCGTTGCCGCCGACGACCCGCCGGCGGCCCCGCCCGCTGCCCGCGCGGACTCCGGCGGCGCGTACGCGGAGCCGGACACCGCGGGCTCTCCGCCGTTGCCGCACCCCGCGCAGGGCCGCTGGCAGCCGCTGCGGCTGGGGCTGGTCGACCTGTTCTACTACGAGGACGAGGAGTTCCGCTTCCGCGACGGCCGGCTGCTGCTGCGCGGCAACAACGGCACCGGCAAGTCCAAAGTCCTCGCGCTGTCCCTGCCGTTCCTGCTGGACGGCAACCTGTCCGCGAGCCGCGTCGAGCCCGACGGCGACCCCAAGAAGCGCATGGACTGGAACCTGCTGCTGGGCGGTGAGCACGACAACCCCGAACGGCTCGGCTACACCTGGATCGAGTTCGGCCGCGTCGACGCGGCCGGCACCGCGCACTTCCGGACCCTGGGCTGCGGCCTCAAGGCGGTGACCGGCCGCGGGATCGCCCGGCACTGGTTCTTCACCACCTCCCAGCGCATCGGCGACGACACCGGCGACGGGCTGCGGCTGCTCGACAACACCCGCACCGCGCTCACCCGCGACCGGCTGGCCGAAGCGGTCGGCGGGCACGGCCGGGTCTACGACAACGCCCGCGACTACCGCCGCGCCGTCGACGAGGAACTGTTCGGGCTCGGCGAGGAGCGCTACCGCGCACTGGTCGACCTGCTCATCCAGCTGCGCCAGCCCCAACTGTCCAAGCGGCCCGACGAGGCCGCGCTCTCGCGGGCCCTCACCCAGGCGCTGCCGCCGCTGGACGAGGCGGTGGTCGCCGACGCCGCCGAGGCGTTCCGCAGCCTCGATGAGGACCGGGCCGAGCTGGACGCGATGAAGGAGGCCCACGGCGCCGCCGAGCGGTTCCTCGGCCACTACCGCTCCTACGCCCGCGTGGCCGCGCTGCGCCGGTCGCGGCCACCGCGCGACCGCAACGCCGAGTACGAGCGGCTGCGCGAGCGGCTGCGCGAAGCCGAGGCGCAGCGGGACGCGGCCCAAGCGCGGGTCTCCGAAGCCGAGGAGTCCCGGCGCAGCCAGCGCGAGCGGGCGGCCCGCCTGGAAGCCGAGGAGAAGGCGCTGCGGGCCGGACCCGAGATGCGCAGCGCCCACGAGCTGGAGCGCGCCGCCGAGGAGGCCCGCAGCGCCGAGGAGCGGTTCCGCGGCCACAGCGGCGACGCCGAGCGGGCCTCCGGCGACCACGCACGCGCCCGCACGCGGCTGGCCGACGCCGCCGAACGCGGCCGCGCCGCCGCCGACCGGGTGGAGGCGGCGCTGGCGCGTGCTGCCGACGGCGCCGCCGACGCCGGCATCGGCGACGTCCACCGCAGCGAGGTCGCCGCCCCGCTGGACCGGGCCGATCCCGCGGACTCGGGCGGCGAAGCGCCGCAGCGCACCGCCGGCGCCGGCGACGACACCGCCCGCGCGGCGGCCGACGCCCTCACCGGCCGCAGGGACCGGAGCCTGGACCACGTCGAGCGGCTGTCGGCGGCCGCGGCGGAAGCCGAGACCGCCCGGGCGGCGGCGGAGAGCCGGCTGTCCGAAGCCGAGGACGAGCTGGCCGCCTGCGAGCAGCGCCGCTCCGAGGCCGAAACCGCGGTCGGTTCCGCCGCGGCCGCCCTGGTCGAGGCGGTGCGCGTGCACCTGTCGGGCTGTTCGCAGCTGCGTCCCGACGATCCGGAAGGGCTCCTCGACCGGCTCCAGGCGTGGGCCGGCGACCTGGAGGGGGCCAATCCCGCCCGGGCCGAGAGCGACGAGGCGGCGCGCCGCGCCGGGGAGGACCTGGCCGACGCGGCGGCCAGGCTCAAGCAGGAGCGCGCGACCCGCACCGGGCGCCGCGGCGAGCTGCAGGAGGAACTGGACCGGCTGCGCGAAGGCGGCCAGTCCGCACCGCCGGTGCCCTACACCCGTGCCGACGGCGCCCGCGCGCAGCGGCCCGGCGCCCCGCTGTGGCGGCTCGTCGACTTCCGCGACACGGTCCCCGACGGCGACCGCGCCGGTCTGGAAGCCGCGCTGGAGGCGGCCGGCCTGCTCGACGCCTGGGTCGCGCCCGACGGCGACGTGTCCTCGGCCCAAACCCACGACGTCGTGCTGCGCCCCGCCGACCCCGTGGACGGGCCGTCGCTGGCCGACGCCCTCGTCCCCGCCGTGGACACCGGCGACCCGCAGGCGTGTGCCGTCGCACCCGCCGTCGTCGCCCGGCTGCTGGGCGGCGTCGCTCTGCACACACCCGCCCCCGGAACGGGCGCCACCCCCGACGCCGGCGGCCCCGCTCCGGCCGGCGCCGCGGGCGTGGACACCCACGGGCGCTTCCGGCTGGGTGTGCTGCGCGGGCGCTGGAGCAAGGAGCGCGCCGAATACCTCGGCGAGGGCGCCCGCGAAGCCGCCCGCCGCGCCCGCATCGACGAACTCGGCGCCGAAATCGCCGAGCTGGACGCCGCTGTCGCCGAGCTCGACTCCCGCGCCGCCGAACTCGATCGGCGCCGTACCGCCCTCCAGGCCGAACTGGCCGCCCTTCCGGGCGACGACACGCTGGTGGCCGCCCACGCCGCCCACACCGAAGCGGCCAACGCCTGCCGGCGCGCCCGCGACGTGCGCGACGAGCGGGACACGGCCGCGAGCGCCGCAGCCGAGCGGGCGGCCGCCGCCTCCAGCGAGCTGCACGCGGCAGCGGCCGACCTGGGGCTTCCCACCGACACGGGGGAACTGCGCAGCCTGCGGCGGGCGCTGGACGCCTACCGGGTGGCGCTGGCCGACGTGTGGCCGGCCCTGCGCGAACGCAGGGGTGCGGCCGAGGACGAACGCGTGCGCGGCGAGGAGACCGAGCGCCTGCGCGCCTACGCCGAGGAGATGGCCGAACGCTCCGCCCGCGCCGAGGACGAGTGGGCCGCCGCGCACGAACGCCACACCACCCTGAAGGACACGGTCGGGGCCGCCGTGGAGGAGCTGCAGCGCCGCCTCGCCGAGAACGGCCAGGCCCAGCGCGACTGCGAACAGCTGCGCGAGGCCGCCGAGCAGGAGCTGATCGAAGCGTCCAAGCTGCTCGGCAGTGAGCAGACCCGCATCGACGACCTGCAGTCCGGAATCGAGACCGCCGCCCAGGCCCGCGCCGACGCCGTCGCCGCGCTGCGGCGCTTCTCCGCCACCGGCCTGCTCGGCGTCGCCCTGCCCGACGCCGAAACGCCCCCGCCCGGCGAGGAGTGGGCCGTGCGCCCGGCCGTGGACCTGGCGCGCACGATCGGGGCGCGTCTGGCCGAGGCCGACGACTCCGACGCGGCGTGGGAGCGGGTGCAGAAACGCCTCTCGGCGGAGCTGGCGCCCCTGGGCGAAACGCTGTCGGCGCGCGGGCACCAGGCCAGCACCCAGTCCCTGGAGGAGGGGGTCGTGGTGCGGGTGGTGTTCAACGGCCGCGAGCGCGAGGTGCCCGAACTCGTCGGCGCCCTGGACGCCGAGGTCGAGGAGCGCGAGCGCCTGCTCACCGCGCGCCAGCGCGAACTGCTGGAGAACCACCTGATCACCGAGGTCGCCGGGTCGCTGCAGGAGCTGATCGTGGCCGCCGAACGGCGGGTGACCCAGATGAACGAGGAGCTGGAGGAGCGCCCCACCAGCACCGGTATGCGGCTGCGGCTGGTGTGGCGGCCGTCGCGGCGGGACGCGCCGCCGGGGCTGGAGGACGCGCGGCGCCGCCTGCGCCAGGACAGCGACGCCTGGTCCCCCGAGGACCGGTCGGTGCTGGGCGGTTTCCTGCAGGGCCAGATCGACCGGGTGCGCGCCGCCGACCAGAGCGGCGGGACCTGGTACGAGCACCTCAAGCAGGCGCTGGATTACCGGACCTGGCACGAGTTCGGGGTGGAGCGCCACCAGAACGGCCGGTGGCAGCCGGCCACCGGGCCCGCTTCGGGCGGCGAGCGGGTGCTGTCCATGTCGATCCCGCTGTTCGCCGCCGCGTCGGGGCATTACGCCAGCGCCGGCGATCCGCACGTTCCGCGGCTGATCACGCTGGACGAGGCCTTCGCCGGGGTCGACGACGACTCGCGGGCCAAGTGCCTGGGGCTGCTGGCCTCCTTCGATCTCGACGTCGTCATGACCAGCGAGCGCGAGTGGGGGTGCTACCCGCAGGTGCCCGGTCTGGCGATCTGCCAGCTGTCGAGGATCGAAGGGGTTCCGGCGGTACTGGTGACACGCTGGGAGTGGGACGGCTACCGCCGGATCCGCGTGCCCGACGAGCCGGAGGACGCCCCGGCTCCTGCGGCCGCACCCGCCGACGCCGGTATCGGCGGCCAGGACGCGCTCTGGCCGTGA